From Granulicella sp. WH15, the proteins below share one genomic window:
- a CDS encoding Hpt domain-containing protein, with protein sequence MTSPNEKTKALLASLWERNKPILLERLAVLNQAATADPLPPELKAEAASVAHKLAGTLGMFGHMAATRLAQELEATLEAETPDRTRLSKLATELRRNLPQL encoded by the coding sequence GTGACCTCCCCCAACGAAAAGACGAAGGCCCTGCTGGCTTCCCTGTGGGAGCGCAACAAGCCTATTCTGCTGGAGCGTCTGGCCGTGCTGAACCAGGCCGCCACCGCCGATCCCCTACCCCCGGAACTGAAGGCCGAAGCCGCCTCCGTCGCCCACAAGCTGGCCGGAACGCTGGGGATGTTCGGCCACATGGCAGCAACACGGCTGGCACAAGAGCTGGAGGCCACGCTCGAAGCCGAAACACCCGACCGCACACGGCTGAGCAAGCTGGCAACAGAACTGCGACGAAATCTGCCACAACTCTAG
- a CDS encoding S1/P1 nuclease — protein MARLPSLLRAAAVVTLLPLIPAQSAFAWGHYGHEMINRLAAEKLPADVPAFLRSPAALDAMEFYSPEPDRWRSLAEPDLSAVVAPDHFIDMEWSDLVGNPLPRRRYDFIRALAYAQKSHPDMALSPEKVGLLPYAIDEGYEKLKNDMRWYRGLVAQHKDTRAAEAEIVYLAGILGHFVGDGSQPLHATMQFNGWTGPNPNGYTTDKGFHSKFESDFVNSTVKAERDLAPLVPAAPVVSSDVFADTMTYLHRSNSFVEPVYQLEKAHAFDGSGTPEGRKLVNERLAAGATELRDLIYTAWVKSADPVPSYRNSQPVKPESE, from the coding sequence ATGGCCCGTCTCCCCTCTCTCCTCCGCGCCGCTGCCGTCGTTACTCTGCTTCCCCTCATCCCTGCCCAGAGCGCCTTCGCCTGGGGGCACTATGGGCACGAGATGATTAACCGCCTCGCTGCCGAGAAGCTGCCCGCCGATGTGCCCGCGTTTCTGCGCTCGCCCGCCGCGCTCGATGCGATGGAGTTCTACAGCCCCGAGCCGGACCGCTGGCGCTCGCTGGCCGAGCCGGATCTGAGCGCCGTCGTCGCGCCCGATCACTTTATCGACATGGAGTGGTCGGATCTGGTCGGCAATCCGCTGCCGCGCCGTCGCTACGACTTCATCCGTGCGCTGGCCTACGCGCAGAAGTCGCACCCCGACATGGCGCTCTCGCCCGAGAAGGTCGGCCTGCTGCCCTACGCCATCGACGAAGGGTACGAGAAGCTGAAGAACGATATGCGCTGGTATCGCGGGCTGGTCGCCCAGCACAAGGACACCCGCGCTGCCGAGGCTGAGATCGTCTACCTTGCCGGGATTCTGGGCCACTTTGTAGGTGACGGCTCCCAGCCCCTGCACGCGACGATGCAGTTCAACGGCTGGACCGGCCCCAACCCCAACGGCTACACCACCGACAAAGGTTTTCACTCCAAGTTCGAGAGCGACTTCGTGAACTCGACAGTGAAAGCCGAACGCGACCTTGCGCCGCTGGTTCCGGCTGCTCCTGTTGTTTCGAGCGATGTCTTCGCCGATACGATGACCTATCTGCACCGCTCCAACTCGTTTGTGGAGCCGGTCTATCAGCTCGAAAAGGCTCATGCCTTCGACGGCAGCGGCACGCCCGAGGGGCGCAAGCTGGTCAACGAGCGGCTCGCCGCCGGGGCTACGGAGCTGCGCGATCTGATCTACACGGCGTGGGTGAAGAGCGCCGATCCGGTGCCGTCGTATCGGAACTCGCAGCCGGTCAAGCCTGAGTCGGAGTAG
- a CDS encoding response regulator, which yields MRRVLIIDDDDDIREVASLSLEATADWEILTANSGRTGIETAERELPDAILMDVMMPEMDGPTTFRHLQQNPATSHIPVLLLTAKVQGVDQRRFAGLGVAAVLFKPFDPLTLAAQISEALGWPVE from the coding sequence ATGCGCAGGGTTTTGATTATCGACGACGACGACGACATCCGCGAGGTGGCCTCGCTCTCGCTCGAAGCCACCGCCGACTGGGAGATTTTGACCGCGAACTCCGGCCGCACAGGCATTGAGACAGCGGAGCGCGAGCTTCCGGACGCCATCCTGATGGACGTGATGATGCCCGAGATGGACGGGCCTACGACCTTTCGTCATCTGCAACAGAACCCCGCCACCAGCCACATCCCCGTGCTTCTGCTGACAGCCAAGGTACAGGGCGTCGATCAGCGGCGGTTTGCCGGTCTGGGCGTTGCCGCGGTCCTGTTCAAGCCGTTCGACCCGCTGACCCTGGCCGCGCAGATCTCCGAAGCTCTGGGCTGGCCGGTGGAGTGA
- a CDS encoding DUF2062 domain-containing protein: MDETVPKPEPTIAARLREIGRRRIVTPLLDLMRVGATPQRLAWSLAVGAMIGINPLLGTTTLLALLAAGVFRLNLVASQIANHVVYPLQIVLFFVFIRLGDRLFHTGRMPLKRAAIFEGVRHHPWDTTRLLWTWEWHAVVVWAVAAVVIAPVLALVLTPMLKRLLASMERRSATRESSSPATKDKA, encoded by the coding sequence ATGGATGAAACAGTGCCGAAGCCGGAACCGACCATCGCGGCACGGCTCCGGGAGATCGGGCGGCGGCGCATCGTCACCCCGCTGCTGGACCTGATGCGCGTCGGCGCGACTCCGCAGCGGCTGGCCTGGTCGCTCGCCGTCGGGGCCATGATCGGGATCAACCCGCTGCTAGGCACGACGACGCTGCTGGCACTGCTGGCAGCCGGAGTCTTCCGGCTGAACCTTGTGGCCTCTCAGATCGCCAACCATGTCGTCTATCCGCTGCAGATTGTGCTGTTCTTCGTCTTCATCCGGCTGGGCGACCGGCTGTTCCACACCGGCAGAATGCCGTTGAAGCGAGCGGCGATCTTCGAGGGCGTAAGGCACCATCCGTGGGACACCACGCGGCTGCTCTGGACGTGGGAGTGGCACGCGGTGGTGGTGTGGGCGGTGGCCGCGGTGGTGATCGCACCTGTGCTGGCGCTGGTGCTGACGCCGATGCTCAAGCGATTGCTGGCGTCGATGGAGCGCAGGTCGGCGACTCGGGAGTCGTCATCCCCTGCAACAAAGGACAAGGCCTAA
- the pgm gene encoding phosphoglucomutase (alpha-D-glucose-1,6-bisphosphate-dependent), which translates to MKLTPNEPGKLPLPENLVNTPRLITAYYSLHPDVSNPAERVAFGTSGHRGSALNTSFNDDHIAAITQAIVEYRHSQKTTGPIFLAQDTHALSDPAFATALEVLAANEIPTRIDATLGYTPTPALSHAILGYNRDRITELADGIVITPSHNPPEDGGFKYNPPSGGPADTGATKWIENRANELIAGGLKDVKRITYSKALAAETTLRHDFLTAYVDDLANVIDFDVLRGSGLKLAVDPLGGAGVHYWPRIIEQYKLPAELLNPNIDPTFRFMTCDWDGKIRMDCSSPNAMASMIAKKDLFDVAWACDTDHDRHGIVTRSSGLLNPNHYLAVSIEYLFRHRPGWAASVGIGKTLVSSSMIDRVAAGLGRPMLEVPVGFKWFVDGLIDGTLGFVGEESAGASFLRTNGKVWTTDKDGLILGLLAAEMTARTGKDPGVLYGELTARYGNPVYQRIDAAATKEQKAKLGKLSPQQVTATELAGEPITAILTEAPGNHAAIGGLKVTTANGWFAARPSGTEDVYKIYAESFKGEDHLKQIQTEAQALVTAAIA; encoded by the coding sequence ATGAAACTCACGCCCAACGAGCCCGGCAAACTTCCGCTTCCTGAGAACCTCGTCAACACGCCGCGCCTGATTACCGCCTACTACAGCCTGCACCCGGATGTCTCCAATCCCGCCGAGCGCGTGGCCTTCGGCACCTCCGGCCATCGCGGCAGCGCGCTCAACACCTCGTTCAACGACGACCACATCGCCGCCATCACCCAGGCCATCGTCGAGTACCGCCACAGCCAGAAGACCACCGGTCCCATCTTCCTCGCGCAGGACACGCACGCGCTCTCGGACCCCGCCTTCGCCACCGCGCTCGAGGTGCTGGCAGCCAATGAGATCCCCACCCGCATCGACGCGACGCTCGGCTACACGCCCACGCCCGCTCTCTCGCACGCCATCCTCGGCTACAACCGCGACCGCATCACCGAGCTGGCCGACGGCATCGTCATCACGCCCTCGCACAACCCGCCCGAGGACGGCGGCTTCAAGTACAACCCGCCCAGCGGCGGCCCGGCCGACACCGGCGCGACCAAGTGGATCGAGAACCGCGCCAACGAGCTGATCGCGGGCGGCCTCAAGGACGTCAAGCGCATCACGTACAGCAAGGCGCTGGCCGCTGAGACGACCCTCCGCCACGACTTCCTGACCGCCTACGTGGACGACCTCGCGAACGTCATCGACTTCGACGTGCTGCGCGGCTCCGGGCTGAAGCTGGCCGTCGATCCGCTGGGCGGCGCGGGCGTCCACTACTGGCCGCGCATCATCGAGCAGTACAAGCTGCCCGCCGAGCTGCTGAACCCAAACATCGACCCCACCTTCCGCTTTATGACCTGCGACTGGGACGGCAAGATCCGCATGGACTGCTCCAGCCCCAACGCGATGGCCTCGATGATCGCGAAGAAGGATCTCTTCGACGTGGCCTGGGCCTGCGACACCGACCACGACCGCCACGGCATCGTGACGCGCAGCTCCGGCCTGCTGAATCCGAACCACTACCTCGCGGTTTCAATCGAGTACCTCTTCCGGCATCGTCCGGGCTGGGCTGCAAGCGTCGGCATCGGCAAGACGCTGGTCTCTTCGAGCATGATCGACCGCGTGGCCGCTGGCCTCGGACGCCCGATGCTCGAAGTTCCGGTGGGCTTCAAGTGGTTCGTCGACGGCCTGATTGACGGCACGCTGGGCTTCGTCGGCGAGGAGTCTGCCGGGGCCAGCTTCCTGCGCACTAATGGCAAGGTCTGGACGACGGACAAGGACGGTCTGATCCTGGGCCTGCTGGCCGCGGAGATGACCGCCCGCACCGGCAAGGACCCCGGCGTGCTCTACGGCGAGCTGACCGCCCGCTACGGTAATCCGGTCTATCAGCGCATCGACGCGGCCGCGACCAAGGAGCAGAAGGCCAAGCTGGGCAAGCTCTCGCCCCAGCAGGTGACCGCGACCGAGTTGGCCGGGGAGCCGATCACGGCGATCCTGACCGAGGCTCCGGGGAACCATGCGGCCATCGGCGGGTTGAAGGTGACGACGGCCAACGGCTGGTTTGCGGCGCGGCCCAGCGGCACGGAAGACGTGTACAAGATCTACGCGGAGAGCTTCAAGGGAGAGGATCACCTGAAGCAGATCCAGACCGAGGCGCAGGCGTTGGTGACAGCGGCGATCGCGTAG
- a CDS encoding lysophospholipid acyltransferase family protein: MALLHAVFGSIKLLGYFLRFGLELLIRQPSTRQDRAAWLHRFCSTALKGMGVSLTVEGAFPARGALISNHLSYVDIVVYAALQPCVFCSKAEIREWPVIGWMTTMSGTVYVERGRGGSALRARSGMQAAAEAGLPVVFFPEGTTTNGDGLLPFHSGLLAQAMDSGEPITAAHIHYTLDLDNGPGVTAREAVCWGDSTPMLKHVARFLTLRGVHATVRIAPQPIVFSSGSVHRKIAAVEAREAVLGLSAVGEVVSAD; encoded by the coding sequence GTGGCATTGCTTCACGCGGTCTTCGGCAGCATCAAGCTTCTCGGCTACTTTCTGCGCTTCGGCCTCGAGCTTCTCATCCGCCAGCCCTCCACCCGGCAGGATCGCGCCGCGTGGCTCCATCGCTTCTGCTCCACGGCTCTCAAGGGCATGGGTGTTTCGCTCACCGTTGAGGGCGCGTTTCCCGCGCGCGGCGCGCTTATCTCCAATCACCTCAGCTATGTGGACATCGTCGTCTACGCCGCGCTCCAGCCTTGCGTTTTTTGCTCCAAGGCCGAGATCCGCGAGTGGCCCGTCATCGGCTGGATGACTACCATGTCCGGCACCGTATACGTCGAGCGTGGCCGTGGCGGCTCCGCCCTGCGCGCGCGCAGCGGGATGCAGGCCGCCGCCGAGGCCGGGCTGCCCGTCGTCTTCTTTCCCGAGGGCACCACCACCAACGGGGACGGCCTGCTGCCCTTTCACTCCGGCCTGCTGGCCCAGGCGATGGACTCGGGCGAGCCCATAACCGCCGCGCATATTCACTACACGCTCGACCTCGACAACGGCCCTGGAGTGACTGCCCGCGAGGCCGTCTGCTGGGGAGATTCGACGCCGATGCTCAAGCACGTAGCCCGCTTCCTCACGCTGCGCGGCGTCCACGCCACCGTCCGCATTGCGCCGCAGCCCATCGTGTTTTCGAGCGGGTCGGTTCACCGCAAGATCGCCGCCGTCGAGGCTCGAGAGGCCGTTCTGGGGCTTTCCGCTGTCGGGGAAGTAGTCTCAGCAGATTAA
- a CDS encoding DNRLRE domain-containing protein, with the protein MKRMVVGSTPRRSLQCRAPLFGVVMQYFSAVGSVRGMRRSQEAVLARGWGRILALLCAALVLTAQARAVQATLVADAHVNSARPTVNSGAISNIYVGSGYTGLVQFDLSLLPTGTTSAQISRAVLRLYVNRVDTAGQIGVQPLSAAWGEYSVTYQTMPAMGSAVQTINVGQAGAYIAIDVTAQVQGWLSAPASNHGLALTAATAAVQFDSKENDLTGHAPVLDVGIVSQGPQGDQGPAGPAGIAGAVGPAGATGPTGATGAAGAIGPMGPIGPSGPTGPAGLPGAVGPVGPSGPSGPVGASGPQGPIGPAGAPGAKGDTGFTYQGSYNAATTYAVADVVVSEGSSYLSLVSGNQGNTPGLSPLAWGLLAYGSTTGSGTGTGSGIAYQGAYMPLTSYALNDTVLFNGSSYISLVAGNHGNTPGLTPSAWGLLAAAGVGVAGPVGPAGPAGAAGLQGPAGPTGAAGPAGAPGADGKPGLVYQGAYGSSNNYALGDVVLWQGASYASLVASNHGNTPDQSPSYWGVLTTQGPQGFRESLVRLALPVRLELWDL; encoded by the coding sequence ATGAAGAGGATGGTCGTGGGCAGCACTCCACGGCGGTCGCTCCAGTGCCGCGCTCCTCTGTTTGGAGTGGTAATGCAGTACTTTTCTGCCGTTGGCAGTGTGCGGGGGATGCGACGTTCTCAGGAGGCAGTGCTGGCCCGTGGGTGGGGCCGGATTCTGGCTCTGCTTTGCGCCGCCTTGGTCCTGACCGCGCAGGCCCGTGCCGTACAGGCTACGCTGGTCGCGGATGCGCACGTCAACAGCGCCCGCCCCACGGTGAACAGCGGGGCCATCTCGAACATCTATGTGGGGAGCGGCTATACCGGGTTGGTGCAGTTTGACCTGAGCCTGCTGCCTACCGGAACGACCTCGGCGCAGATCTCCCGCGCGGTGCTGCGGCTCTATGTCAACCGCGTGGATACGGCGGGGCAGATCGGCGTGCAGCCGCTCAGCGCGGCGTGGGGCGAGTACAGCGTTACCTACCAGACCATGCCCGCGATGGGCAGTGCGGTGCAGACGATCAATGTCGGCCAGGCCGGTGCGTACATCGCCATCGACGTGACCGCGCAGGTGCAGGGCTGGCTCAGCGCGCCTGCCTCCAACCACGGTCTTGCCCTGACCGCTGCTACGGCGGCGGTGCAGTTCGACAGCAAGGAGAACGACCTGACCGGACACGCGCCCGTGCTGGACGTGGGGATCGTCTCGCAGGGGCCGCAGGGAGATCAGGGACCTGCCGGTCCTGCTGGAATAGCCGGGGCCGTTGGGCCTGCGGGGGCGACTGGCCCAACCGGAGCTACGGGTGCAGCCGGAGCAATAGGGCCAATGGGACCAATCGGGCCGTCAGGACCAACTGGCCCGGCAGGACTGCCCGGCGCAGTTGGTCCCGTCGGTCCGTCTGGTCCAAGCGGGCCTGTTGGAGCCTCTGGGCCTCAAGGTCCAATTGGCCCCGCCGGTGCTCCGGGAGCAAAGGGGGATACGGGCTTTACCTACCAGGGGAGCTACAACGCCGCCACGACCTACGCCGTGGCCGACGTGGTGGTCTCCGAGGGCTCCAGCTATCTTTCGCTGGTCTCGGGGAATCAGGGCAACACGCCTGGCCTGTCGCCGCTGGCATGGGGGCTGCTGGCCTACGGGAGCACGACCGGCAGCGGCACGGGGACGGGCAGCGGCATCGCCTACCAGGGGGCGTACATGCCGCTCACCAGCTACGCGTTGAACGATACGGTCCTCTTCAACGGCTCCAGTTACATCTCGCTGGTGGCGGGCAACCACGGCAATACTCCGGGGCTGACGCCGTCGGCGTGGGGGTTGCTGGCCGCCGCTGGCGTGGGCGTGGCCGGGCCGGTCGGACCAGCGGGGCCTGCCGGAGCCGCCGGTCTGCAAGGTCCAGCCGGACCCACCGGCGCGGCTGGACCGGCAGGCGCGCCGGGAGCTGACGGGAAGCCGGGGCTGGTCTACCAGGGGGCTTACGGCTCCAGCAATAACTACGCCCTGGGAGACGTGGTGCTCTGGCAGGGGGCGAGTTACGCGTCTCTGGTGGCAAGTAATCACGGCAATACGCCGGATCAGTCGCCCTCCTACTGGGGCGTGCTCACGACGCAGGGGCCGCAGGGCTTCAGGGAGTCGCTGGTCCGTCTGGCCCTGCCGGTCAGGCTGGAGCTTTGGGACCTGTAG
- a CDS encoding deoxyhypusine synthase, producing MTTKKELLHSTVEHIDITKLDVVPVVDAMSRMAYSARDTARAATIYDMMLRDTECGVILCLAGSLISAGLQKIFVDLIRNNMVDAIVSTGANIVDQDFFEALGFRHYIAGDEYKYGAGDATLRELMIDRIYDTFIDEEELRICDEITHQITNSLEPRAYSSREFIQAMGAYLVEKGRTPANGHNDSIVLAAYEKNVPIFCPAFSDCSAGFGLVAHQHERQGKPVVSIDSAKDFYEITKIKIENPTTGLLMIGGGVPKNFAQDIVVAADVLGVEASMHKYAIQITVADARDGALSGSTLKEASSWGKVDLTFEQMVYSEATLALPLIAGYAFHKKGYEARTGKKFAEILDKVAVTA from the coding sequence ATGACTACGAAAAAAGAACTCCTCCACAGCACCGTCGAACACATCGATATCACGAAGCTTGACGTGGTTCCCGTCGTCGACGCCATGAGCCGGATGGCCTACTCCGCGCGTGACACCGCCCGCGCCGCCACCATCTACGACATGATGCTGCGCGATACCGAGTGCGGCGTCATCCTCTGCCTCGCCGGCTCGCTGATCTCCGCCGGACTCCAGAAGATCTTCGTCGACCTGATCCGCAACAACATGGTCGACGCCATCGTCTCCACCGGCGCGAACATCGTCGACCAGGACTTCTTCGAGGCCCTCGGCTTTCGTCACTACATCGCGGGCGACGAGTACAAGTACGGCGCGGGCGACGCCACCCTGCGCGAACTGATGATCGACCGCATCTACGACACCTTCATCGACGAAGAAGAGCTGCGCATCTGCGACGAGATCACGCACCAGATCACCAACTCGCTCGAGCCGCGCGCCTACTCCTCGCGCGAGTTCATCCAGGCGATGGGCGCATACCTCGTCGAAAAGGGCCGCACGCCCGCGAACGGCCACAACGACTCCATCGTACTGGCCGCGTACGAGAAGAACGTGCCGATCTTCTGTCCGGCGTTCTCGGACTGCTCGGCTGGCTTCGGCCTGGTGGCCCACCAGCATGAGCGTCAGGGCAAGCCCGTCGTCTCCATCGACTCGGCCAAGGACTTCTACGAGATCACCAAGATCAAGATCGAGAACCCGACCACCGGCCTGCTGATGATCGGCGGCGGCGTGCCCAAGAACTTCGCGCAGGACATCGTGGTGGCGGCGGACGTGCTCGGCGTCGAGGCTTCGATGCACAAGTACGCCATCCAGATCACGGTGGCCGATGCTCGTGACGGCGCGCTCTCGGGCTCGACCCTGAAGGAAGCATCGAGCTGGGGCAAGGTGGACCTGACCTTTGAGCAGATGGTCTACTCCGAGGCCACGCTGGCGCTGCCGCTGATCGCGGGCTATGCCTTCCACAAGAAGGGGTACGAGGCGCGCACGGGCAAGAAGTTTGCCGAGATTCTGGACAAGGTAGCCGTCACCGCCTAG
- a CDS encoding nicotinate phosphoribosyltransferase, producing the protein MNVNFAERAHNHNWKLDPIVRSLLDTDFYKLLMLQFIWKNYPETPVTSEVHNRTVKVRLAERVGAAPLVEQLEHVRGLRFRRSELVWLAGNTFYGTRSIFQPAFLEWLEHDFRLSDYTVSEEDGQLVLRFSGLWTEVTMWEVYALAIVSELKTRAALAELSELELDVLYARAKTRLWDKIELLRTCGVQLSISDFGTRRRHSFLWQEYCVQAMRLSLNRGSGPDRFAGTSNTALAYKHDLEAIGTNAHELPMALAALASAGSDDELRASQYRVLELWGQSYGGALLIMLPDTFGSTQFLNGAPEWTADWTGQRMDSKDPHLAGDEYIAWLESRGRDPRQKRLIASDGLDVEDIIELHRYFEGRIRFSAGWGTLLTNDFRGCHPRGEDTLEPLSLVCKLTSAGGRPAVKLSDNLHKATGPAEEIARYRRVFGSAATEGAEVVV; encoded by the coding sequence ATGAATGTGAACTTTGCGGAGCGGGCGCATAACCACAATTGGAAGCTCGACCCCATCGTCCGGTCGCTGCTCGATACGGATTTTTATAAGCTGCTGATGCTCCAGTTCATCTGGAAGAACTACCCGGAGACGCCGGTCACCAGCGAGGTCCACAACCGCACGGTGAAGGTGAGGCTGGCCGAGCGCGTCGGCGCGGCTCCGCTGGTGGAGCAGCTCGAGCACGTGAGGGGCCTGCGCTTCCGCCGTTCGGAGCTGGTCTGGCTGGCGGGAAATACCTTTTATGGCACTCGCAGCATCTTCCAGCCAGCCTTTCTGGAGTGGCTGGAGCACGACTTCCGCCTGAGCGATTACACGGTCTCGGAGGAGGACGGGCAGCTCGTGCTGCGCTTCTCCGGCCTGTGGACCGAGGTGACGATGTGGGAGGTCTATGCGCTGGCTATCGTCAGCGAGCTGAAGACCCGAGCGGCGCTGGCCGAGCTGTCGGAGCTGGAGCTGGACGTGCTCTACGCCCGCGCCAAGACCCGCCTGTGGGACAAGATCGAGCTGCTCCGCACCTGCGGAGTTCAGCTCTCGATCTCCGACTTCGGCACGCGCCGCCGCCACTCCTTTCTGTGGCAGGAGTACTGCGTGCAGGCCATGCGGCTGTCGCTGAATCGCGGCTCCGGGCCGGACCGTTTTGCTGGCACCTCCAATACGGCGCTGGCTTATAAGCACGATCTTGAGGCTATCGGCACCAACGCCCACGAGCTGCCCATGGCGCTGGCTGCGCTGGCCTCGGCTGGGTCGGACGACGAGCTGCGAGCCTCGCAGTACCGGGTGCTGGAGCTGTGGGGCCAGAGCTACGGCGGCGCGCTGCTCATCATGCTGCCGGATACGTTTGGCTCAACCCAGTTCCTCAATGGCGCGCCGGAGTGGACCGCCGACTGGACGGGGCAGAGGATGGACTCGAAGGACCCCCATCTGGCGGGCGACGAGTACATCGCCTGGCTGGAGAGCCGGGGCCGCGACCCGCGTCAGAAGCGCCTCATCGCCTCGGACGGGCTGGACGTCGAGGACATCATCGAACTGCACCGTTACTTCGAGGGCCGCATCCGCTTCAGCGCCGGTTGGGGCACACTGCTGACCAACGACTTCCGAGGCTGCCATCCGCGCGGCGAGGACACGCTGGAGCCTCTGAGCCTGGTCTGCAAGCTGACCAGCGCGGGCGGGAGGCCAGCGGTCAAGCTCTCGGACAACCTGCATAAGGCCACCGGCCCGGCCGAGGAGATCGCCCGCTACCGGCGCGTCTTTGGCAGCGCTGCCACGGAGGGAGCCGAGGTCGTGGTCTAG
- a CDS encoding type II toxin-antitoxin system VapC family toxin — protein MLDTHALLWAALSPKTLGRRAAKIVADEANVILVSAASAWEISTKVRLGKIPEAEAFERNFLEAVDEAGYTLLPIGIDHALRAGRLVGEHRDPFDRMLAAQALAEDIPIISADAQLDSFQVQRIW, from the coding sequence GTGCTCGACACGCACGCACTGCTCTGGGCGGCGCTCTCTCCCAAGACTCTGGGCCGCCGCGCGGCGAAGATCGTCGCCGACGAAGCCAATGTGATCCTGGTATCGGCAGCGTCGGCATGGGAGATATCCACCAAGGTGAGGCTGGGCAAGATCCCCGAGGCGGAGGCCTTCGAGCGGAACTTTCTGGAGGCGGTGGACGAGGCTGGATACACCCTGCTGCCGATCGGCATCGACCACGCACTGCGGGCAGGGCGATTGGTAGGCGAGCATCGCGACCCGTTCGACCGGATGCTCGCGGCCCAGGCGCTGGCGGAGGATATCCCGATCATCAGCGCCGACGCGCAACTGGACTCGTTTCAAGTGCAGCGAATCTGGTGA
- a CDS encoding DUF2076 domain-containing protein — protein sequence MTPQEQQLLEGLIQRVEQTQLPEKDQEAEQLLRQSLGQNPDALYILCQTVLVQQYALEQAQKKIESLQQAPPPQQQNPEHHTSFLGNLFGGAQHQAAPPPPQPQYEPVNYGAPQPPYGQPYGQPYGGGYGAPQYAPAPPMGGGFGGGGFLQGAMQTAAGVAAGELAFRGIEDLMHGFGHEAGYGSDRGLGSNFGERPEVINNNYYGDDHTPGLGGDHDGSLSDRLRAADGGSGLSPDIEDRRQGFADTSSPDLDAQDDSTQDDFADSGFDSDAGDDSDDSGDFSSNDDSGF from the coding sequence ATGACGCCCCAGGAACAACAGCTTCTCGAAGGTCTCATCCAGCGCGTAGAACAGACCCAGTTGCCTGAAAAAGATCAGGAGGCCGAGCAGCTTCTGCGCCAGTCCCTCGGCCAGAACCCCGACGCGCTCTATATCCTCTGCCAGACCGTGCTGGTGCAGCAGTACGCGCTCGAGCAGGCCCAGAAGAAGATCGAGTCGTTGCAGCAGGCTCCGCCGCCGCAGCAACAGAATCCGGAACACCACACCAGCTTCCTCGGCAACCTCTTCGGTGGAGCGCAGCATCAGGCTGCTCCGCCGCCGCCTCAGCCGCAGTACGAGCCTGTCAACTACGGCGCGCCTCAGCCTCCGTATGGACAGCCTTACGGCCAGCCCTATGGTGGCGGCTACGGTGCCCCGCAGTACGCGCCCGCGCCACCCATGGGTGGCGGATTCGGGGGCGGCGGCTTCCTGCAGGGAGCGATGCAGACGGCCGCCGGAGTGGCCGCCGGTGAGCTTGCCTTTCGCGGCATCGAAGACCTGATGCACGGCTTCGGCCACGAGGCCGGATACGGCAGCGACCGTGGCCTTGGCAGCAACTTTGGCGAGCGCCCCGAGGTCATCAACAATAACTACTACGGCGACGATCACACCCCCGGCCTAGGCGGCGACCACGATGGAAGTCTCTCCGACCGCCTCCGCGCAGCCGACGGCGGCTCCGGCTTGAGCCCCGACATCGAAGACCGCCGTCAGGGCTTTGCCGATACCTCGTCCCCGGACCTCGACGCGCAGGACGACAGTACGCAGGATGACTTTGCCGACTCGGGTTTTGATTCGGACGCCGGTGATGACTCTGACGACAGCGGTGATTTCAGCTCGAACGACGACTCCGGCTTTTAG
- a CDS encoding type II toxin-antitoxin system prevent-host-death family antitoxin — MLKATIFEAKTNLSDLVKQAQRGETVVITSGRDKTPVARLEAIHPVKKKRLGVMETPGFVLSDAFFEPLPEAELKLWNGEDE; from the coding sequence ATGTTGAAAGCGACGATCTTCGAGGCCAAGACCAACCTTTCCGACCTCGTAAAGCAGGCACAGCGCGGCGAAACAGTCGTCATCACCTCCGGCCGCGACAAAACGCCGGTGGCGAGGCTGGAGGCGATCCACCCCGTGAAGAAGAAGCGGCTGGGAGTAATGGAGACGCCGGGATTCGTGCTGTCGGATGCCTTCTTCGAACCACTTCCCGAAGCGGAGCTGAAGCTCTGGAATGGTGAGGACGAGTGA